From the Cryptomeria japonica chromosome 2, Sugi_1.0, whole genome shotgun sequence genome, one window contains:
- the LOC131046185 gene encoding uncharacterized protein LOC131046185 encodes MISIDPQGVEKAIDSGMSDELWSMEFDGRCSSSGSGVGVVLIPPQGKVIPYALKLEFQSTNNTAEYEALLLGLVEARRLQIKMLKVRGDAELIVKQVRGLFVVKNKRLIHYRNRVWDKIKAFYAFSIEAVPRELNLKVDSLAVSAALLVPHSDFTTDTYRVELVYRPCMPDNSES; translated from the coding sequence atgatatcAATTGATCCTCAAGGTGTGGAAAAGGCTATAGATTCAGGTATGTCTGATGAACtctggtctatggaatttgatgggagatGTTCATCTTCTGGTTCAGGGGTCGGGGTTGTATTAATACCTCCTCAAGGTAAAGTTATTCCTTATGCTTTGAAATTGGAATTCCAAAGCACGAATAATACGGCCGAATACGAAGCTTTGTTATTAGGTCTTGTTGAAGCGAGGAGATtgcagatcaaaatgttgaaagtTAGAGGTGATGCTGAACTTATTGTAAAACAAGTGAGAGGTTTATTTGTTGTGAAAAACAAGAGACTGATACATTACAGAAATCGTGTTTGGGACAAGATCAAAGCATTTTATGCTTTTTCAATTGAAGCAGTACCAAGGGAGTTAAACTTGAAGGTTGATTCTTTAGCAGTATCTGCAGCTTTACTAGTGCCTCATTCTGATTTTACAACAGATACTTACAGGGTAGAATTAGTTTATAGACCCTGCATGCCTGACAATTCTGAATCCTGA